The proteins below come from a single Aegilops tauschii subsp. strangulata cultivar AL8/78 chromosome 6, Aet v6.0, whole genome shotgun sequence genomic window:
- the LOC109734324 gene encoding zinc finger BED domain-containing protein RICESLEEPER 2-like yields the protein MLSILESEHDEGLKDKDDAFMSVDAEVDAEADAEAAAAEAGDESFLRSIIEDEDAEAKVGEGANPEAAQDDKPKGRKQMASRSQIWEHFTKVFDDKGLVKEGKCKYCDRPIQATTSINGTTAMRRHFGTCKRSPNKKMDPNQTTLQATPGDGINTWRYDAEKVRKAFAMMVIEDELPFAFGEKSGFRKFISVACPRFSPPSRRTCTRDTVKIYLDEKCKLKKFFKENCGSVCVTTDCWTSQQQDGYMVVTAHFIDEEWKYHKKIINFIMVKGHKGKDLGKNLRRCLMEWGLERVMTVTVDNASNNDGCIVHLRKCMVEAKTSIAAGKFLHMRCAAHIVNLIVQDGLKEVELSIKRVRAAVRYIKNGTSRLVKFKELALEEKVKSKAFLNLDVCTRWNSTYIMLKAAITYAKVFTRYCEDDPLYALDLSEEKGGFGYPDEMDWENARKMAAFLAHFYDLTVRVSSSLHVTSNNFLFEVGNIHILVQNWMSSTDPLQKAMAERMKEKFDKYWGSWHENEKVKDKGPIVNERGKGKKKEKEEKEKENLNLLIFIAAALDPRYKLSDFTRLTTLEIFGVESGEKVWYAVNKCVRELFEEYRVRLTTPEPTTPAISQVTIEGGGASMMKELIASRLRQNNSGGSASSKSELEKYLAEDSEDPDKKLTS from the coding sequence ATGCTTTCTATACTGGAATCTGAACATGATGAGGGATTGAAGGACAAAGATGATGCATTTATGAGTGTAGATGCAGAGGTAGATGCAGAAGCAGATGCAGAAGCAGCGGCTGCAGAAGCAGGAGACGAATCATTCTTACGTAGCAtcattgaagatgaagatgccgaagCAAAAGTTGGTGAAGGTGCCAATCCAGAAGCTGCTCAAGATGACAAGCCAAAAGGACGGAAGCAAATGGCGTCAAGATCACAAATCTGGGAGCATTTTACCAAAGTTTTTGATGACAAGGGGTTAGTAAAGGAAGGAAAATGCAAGTATTGTGACCGACCAATTCAAGCTACTACATCaatcaatggaacaacagcaatGCGCAGGCACTTTGGTACATGCAAGCGCAGTCCGAATAAGAAAATGGATCCAAATCAGACCACTTTGCAAGCAACTCCAGGAGATGGCATCAATACTTGGAGATATGATGCAGAAAAAGTTAGGAAGGCATTTGCTATGATGGTCATAGAGGATGAACTGCCTTTTGCATTTGGTGAGAAATCTGGATTCAGAAAGTTCATTTCAGTCGCTTGCCCCCGCTTTAGTCCACCATCAAGAAGAACTTGTACTAGGGACACTGTCAAAATCTATCTAGATGAGAAATGCAAGTTGAAAAAGTTTTTCAAAGAGAATTGTGGAAGTGTGTGTGTAACCACTGATTGTTGGACTTCTCAGCAGCAAGATGGCTATATGGTAGTGACTGCACACTTCATTGATGAAGAGTGGAAGTATCATAAGAAGATTATTAATTTCATTATGGTGAAGGGCCACAAAGGGAAGGATCTTGGGAAGAACTTGCGGAGATGTTTGATGGAATGGGGGCTAGAGAGAGTTATGACAGTCACCGTGGATAATGCAAGCAATAATGATGGCTGCATTGTTCACTTGAGAAAGTGCATGGTTGAGGCCAAAACTAGCATAGCTGCTGGAAAGTTTTTGCATATGAGATGTGCGGCACATATTGTCAACCTTATTGTACAAGATGGCCTAAAAGAAGTTGAACTTTCAATCAAACGTGTCCGAGCTGCTGTGCGATACATCAAGAATGGGACTTCTCGGTTGGTAAAATTCAAAGAGCTAGCATTGGAAGAAAAAGTTAAGAGCAAAGCATTCTTGAACCTAGATGTATGCACTCGGTGGAACTCAACTTACATAATGTTGAAGGCTGCCATCACCTACGCGAAGGTGTTTACAAGGTACTGTGAGGATGACCCATTGTATGCGTTGGACTTGTCTGAAGAAAAAGGAGGATTTGGGTATCCAGATGAAATGGATTGGGAAAATGCTAGGAAAATGGCTGCCTTTCTTGCTCATTTTTATGATCTTACTGTTCGTGTGTCATCCTCACTTCATGTCACTTCCAACAACTTTCTTTTCGAGGTTGGCAATATACACATATTGGTTCAAAATTGGATGAGCAGTACAGATCCTTTGCAAAAAGCTATGGCAGAGAGGATGAAAGAAAAGTTTGACAAATACTGGGGGTCTTGGCATGAGAATGAAAAGGTGAAGGATAAGGGTCCTATTGTAAACGAAAGAgggaaagggaagaagaaggagaaggaggagaaggagaaggaaaatcTCAACTTGCTCATTTTTATTGCTGCAGCTCTTGATCCAAGGTATAAGCTTTCTGATTTCACTAGGCTCACTACTTTGGAAATATTTGGTGTTGAGTCTGGAGAGAAGGTGTGGTATGCTGTCAACAAATGTGTTCGCGAGTTGTTTGAAGAATACCGAGTAAGATTGACTACACCAGAACCAACAACACCAGCCATTAGCCAAGTAACAATAGAAGGAGGAGGAGCAAGTATGATGAAGGAACTAATTGCAAGTAGGTTGAGGCAAAATAATAGTGGAGGAAGTGCAAGTAGTAAATCTGAGCTtgaaaaataccttgctgaagaCTCTGAAGACCCTGACAAAAAATTGACATCCTAG